The window GCGGGTCAAAGCGCCACCTCGCGAAGCTCGTTGAACGCGTCCAGCCGAACGTCCGGACGCCGCGGCTCGTCGATCGCATCGTCGGGCGGCGCGTCGCCGTCGGCGACGAAAAGCGCCGTGTCGATCCCGAGGGCGTTCCCGCCGCCGATGTCGGCTCCGAGGTTATCGCCGACCACGAGCGCGTCGCTCGGCCGACAGTCGAGCGACGCGAGCGCCGTCGTGAACGGGAGTGCGCTCGGCTTCTCGCGTCCGACCTCCTCTGAGGTGACGAGCCGGTCGACCCGGTCGTCGATCTCGAGCCGCGCGAGCTTCTGTAGCTGGACGCGGGTGGTGAGGTTCGTGACGACCGCCACCGCGACTCCGGCGTCCGCGAGCTTGCCGAGGGTGGACTCGACGCCGTCACAGAGACGCATCGCGTCCGCGTATCCGTCCCAGTAGGCGTCGCCGGCCGCGAGCGCGGTCTCGGCGTCGTGGTCGTCCGCGTACGCTCTGATGGCGCGCTTGAAGTAGATGTGTCGCGAGTGAGAGGCCGCCGTGCCGCCGGTCTCGCGCTTCGCCTCTCGGCGACCCGCCGCGTACAGGTCGTCGAACGTCTGCCGGTCCATCTCGTACCCGCGCTCGCGGAAGGCGGCGAGCGCCGCCCGCTTTCCCGCCTCGTTGCACGGCGCGTACGGGTACAGCGTGTTGTCGAGATCGAAGCAGACCACCTCGTAGCTCATGACTCCCCTCGACGCGGCGGTGACTTAAGCGTGATTCGACGGCCACAGCGGGCTCACCGCACCCGGGGCTCGCGGATTGTTCGTCCCAGAAATGGGCTCGGGCGGGTTCGAACCGCAGTCGCTCCCGTTCGCTCGCTCCGCTCGCTCACCTCCCGCTCCCTGCTCCGAACCCGCTCCATACCTGCGGCTCGCAGAGTTGCTCGCCACAGGAATGGGCTCGGGCGGGTTCGAACCGCCGACCTCAGCCTTGTAAAGGCCGCGTCATGACCAGCTAGACCACGAGCCCCCACCGTTTCAACCGGTCGAGAGCGGAAAACGGTTTCTTTCTCCGCCTCGAACCGCGTCCGTGCGCCGCCGTGCCCTCACGATCGCCGCGACCGCGGCCGCCGTCACCCTCCTCGTCGGCCTCGCCGTCGCCGTCGATCCGACCCTCCTGATCGCGGGGTACGAGACGACGACCGTCGAGGTGGTCGACGGCGAGACGAACGCCTCGCTCGCGACCGTCGAGGCCCGTGTCGCCGACGGCCCGGTGAAACGCTACGTCGGACTCTCCGCGACCGACGCCCTGCCCGCCGACCGAGGAATGCTGTTCGTCCACGGCGACTCGGCCGAACGCGCCTACGTGATGCGGGACATGACGTTCGGACTCGACATCATCTTCGTCTCCGTCGACGGAACGATAACGGCGATCCACGACGCAGAGCGGGAGGAGCGGCCGCTCACGCGCTACCGCGGCGCGGGGCGATACGTCCTCGAAGTGCCGCGCGGCTGGAGCGATCGTCACGGCGTCGAGCCCGGAGACCGGCTCGTTTTCGACGTCTGAGAGAGCGACGCGCGGCCGCGCAGCCGGCGACGAAACCGATTTCCGCCTCGCAGGCGTCCGCCCGAACATGACCGGCCTCCTCCGGCGGATCGCGTGGAACCTGCGACACCGCTGGCGGCGGGTGTTCGCCCTGCTCGTGCTCGGTGGCGGCGTCGCGGCTCCCCTCCTCACCGGCGTCTGGTGGACGCTCCCGCTCGTCTGGTTCTTCGGCCTGTTCGTCGCGCTCCCCGTCTTCCACACGCTCACGAAACCCCTCCCCGACGCGGGCGGCGACTCGCGACGCGGAGACGCCGAGACCCTCGACCCCGCGCTCGACGCGCTCCGCGAGCGATACGCCCGCGGCGAGATAGACGACGCCGAGTTCGGGCGGAAGCTGGATCGGCTCCTCGAAACGGAGGACGCCGAGACCGCAGACGGCGTTCGACGCGCCGGTGACGGACTCACCGACCGCGTCCGCGAGGGTGTCAGACGCGAGATAGAGCGGGCCCGCGAGTGATGTCGAGCGTTCTGACGTTCCCGATTCGCGGGTCGCCCCGGTTCGACGCGCTGCTCGTCGGCGGCGGGCTCCACCTGCTCGCGGTGTGGATTCCGGTGCTCCCGTTCGTCGTCGTCGCGGGCTACCTCTCGCGGGTGCTCGCGGCGACCGCGGCAGCCGAGTCGCACGTCGATCCCGAGCGACCGGGGTGGCGACCGGTCGGGGCGCTGCTCCGCGACGGGCTCCGCGTGGCCGTGACGACGGTCGGCTACCTCGCGGTTCCGGTCGTCCTCCTCGTCGTGACGCTTGGCGGTCCGCTCGAAGGGTTCGACCCGACCGGCACGACGGACGGGCTCCTCTTTACCGTCGGCTCGACGGTCTCGACGCTGCTTGCGGCCGCGATCTGCTATCCGCTCCCGGCGGCGCTCGCCGCGGTCGCCCGCGAGGGAACGCTGCGCGCGGCGGTGGATGCGACGCTCGTCGGCGCGGCCGCACAGGACGCCGGCTACCTCGTCGCGACCCTGCTCGCCGCCGGCGGGCTCGGTGTCGCCGCCGCGGCGTACGGACCGCTGAACAGGGTCGCGCTCGGATTCGTCTGTCTGTTCTACGTCGAGGTCGTCGCCGCCGCCGCGGTCGGCCGGGCGACCGGTCGGGCGTGGCGACGCCGCGGCGTCTGAGCGTTCGGCGGACGCGACGGATCAGCGGGCGCGTGAAAAAGGAGGACGACCGCTCAGACGCGCGCGTCGTCCAGTTCGGCGTCGTCGAGCGAGCGGTTGTGGAGCGCGTCGCCGGAGTCGCCGTCGAACACGTGGATCGCGTTCTCGGGAATCTCGACGACCACGTCCGTTCCGCTCTCGATCTGGCGGAGCCCGTTCACCGTCGCGACGAGGTCCGGTCCGTCGGCGAGCGAGAGGTGGACGACGTTCTCGTCGCCCATCGGTTCGACCACGGTGACGGTCGCGTCGAACGCGTGGTCCGCGACCGCGTCGCCGCCGCTAGCGTCCGCGTCGACCGACACGTCTTCGGGGCGGATGCCGAGCGTCGCGTCGGCGGCAGCGTCGACCGCCCCGCCAACCTCGTCGCCGAGGGGGTAACGGAACGCCCCATCGACGAGGGTGGCCTCTTCGACCGCGCAGTCGACGAAGTTCATCGACGGCTCGCCGATGAACCCGGCGACGAACTGGTTCGCGGGACGGTGGTACGCCTCAAGCGGCGTCGCCACCTGCTGGAGTTCGCCGGCGTCGAGGATGGCGATACGGTCGCCCATCGTCATCGCCTCCGTCTGGTCGTGCGTGACGTAGACGGTGGTGGTGTCCAGGTCGGCCTGTAGCTGCTGTAGCTCCGTGCGCATCTGCGAGCGGAGCTTCGCGTCGAGGTTGCTGAGCGGTTCGTCCATCAGGAACGCCTTCGGCTCGCGCACGATGGCGCGGCCGAGCGCGACGCGCTGGCGCTGTCCGCCGGAGAGCGCGCCCGGCTTCCGGTCGAGGAGTTCGGTGATATCGAGGAGTTCGGCCGTCTCGTCGACGCGACCGTCCATCTCCTCGTCGCTGAGGTCGGTCGACTCCTCCAGTCCGAACCGCATGTTCTGGCGGACGGTCATGTGCGGGTACAGCGCGTAGCTCTGGAACACCATCGCGATGTCCCGCTCCGCCGGCCCCTGCTCGTTCATCCGCTCGCCGTCGAGACGGATCTCGCCGTCCGTGATCGATTCGAGCCCGGCGACCATCCGGAGCGTCGTGGACTTCCCGCAGCCGGACGGGCCGACGAGGACGAGGAACTCCCCGTCCGCGATGTCGACGTCCACATCGTCTACAGCGAGGACGGAACCGTCTCCCTCGCCGAATCGCTTCGTCACCGAGTCGAGTTCGAGTTGTGCCATGATTAGTCACCTGCGACGCCTTTCGCGAACTGTTCACCGAAGAGGACGTACACGACGAGCGTCGGTAGCGCCGCGACGAACGCCCCCGCCATCTGGAGATTGAACTGCTGGACGAACGAGCCCTGAAGCTGGTTCAACGCGACCGTCACCACCTGGTTCGACGGATTGCTGACCAGCACGATGGCGAACAGCAGATCGTTCCAGATCTGCGTGAACTGGTAGATGAGCGTCACCGCGAAGATGGGGATCGACAGCGGCAGGATGATCCGCCGGTAGATCGTCGCCGCCGACGCCCCGTCCAGCCGCGCCGCCTCGAGCATCTCGTCGTCTATCGTCGCGTAGTACGAGCGGAAAAGCACCGTACAGATCGGAATGCCGTAGGCGACGTGCGTGATGCTCAAGTTGATCAGCCCCTCGTTGTCGGCGACGATAGCGAGCGGGATCCGCCCCCCGAGGTCGACGAACGACCAGAACTGCGTCAGCGGCACCAGAACCGCCTGATACGGAATGAACACGCCGGCGACGAACAGGACGAGCACGCCGATCTGTCCGCGCCAGCTGAGGTTCGTCAGGCCGTAGGCCGCAAGCGATCCGAAGAGCGCGGACAGCACGGTGGCGGGCACCGCCATCAGCGCGCTGTTCAACAGGCCGTTCGAGAGCCGATCGAACGCGGTCCCCCACGCGGAGAGGGTGAACTCGCCGAGCGGCGGGAGCGCGAACGGCGTCGTCGTCCGGAACCCGTCCGGCGTCTTGAACGCCGTCATGAAGCCGGATTCGAGCGGCGCGAGATAGAACGCCACCATCGCGAGCAGCACCGCGTACAGCGCGATACGCGTTCGGTCGAGGCCCGCGATCGTCGTCTGGAGTCTGTCGGCGGCGCTCATAGCTCACCCCGCCGGTACTGCACGTAGAGATACGGACCGATCACGCCGAGCGTCATCGCGAAGAGCACCATCGCGACGGCGGAGCCGTACGCCCACTGGATCCGGTCGAAGGCGACGCGGTACATCATCACGGAGAGGATGTCCGCCGACTGTCCGGGGTTGACGCCGAACAGCACGAACAGGAAGTCGAACGCCTTGAGCGCGAACACGACGAGCACGACCGCCGCGGACATCGTGGAGGCCCGCAGCTGCGGGATGATCACGCGCCAGTAGAGTTTGATCGTCGACGCGCCGTCGATGCGGGCGGCCTCGTACTGCGACTCCGGTATCGCGCGAAGTCCCGCGAGGTACACGACCATGCAGTACCCCGAGAACTGCCACATCAGCGCGAAGATGATAGCCGCCAGCTTGAACTGCGGGTCCGCTAGCCACGCCTGCGTGAGTGCGTCGAGACCGATGCCACGCAACGCCTCGTTGATGAGCCCGTTCGAGGGGTTGTACATCCACGACCAGAAGATCGCCGTGACGACGAACGAGAGGCTCATCGGCAACAGGTAGATCGTCCGGAACGTGTTCTCGATGCGAATCTTCTGGTCGACGAGGATCGCCACGAGCAGTCCAAGGATGAGAGAGAGGACTGTAAACGCGACGAGAAGCACGAGCGTGTTCTGGAACGCCGCGGCGAAGGACGGGTCCGAGAGCAACTGCGCGTACATCTCCGTCGACAGCGACGAGTAGTCGGGGCTGCCGAGCCCCTCCCACCCCGTCAGCGAGATGACGAAGTTCCACGCGATGGCCCCGTACACGAAGAAGAACACCAGGAGCGCCGGCGGCCCCCAGAACGGGAGCGATTCGAGGAACCGGCTGCGACGGAGTCGACCGAGCGCGGTCGCGTCGTCTCCGACGGCCGCGGTCGTCGTGTCGCTCGCGCCGTCGGTGACGGTGCCGCCGTCGGTCCGGGCGGACGGCTCCGAGCGGCGTTGTGACTCGTCGTCGGATCGCGACTCGTCGGTGTCGCCCGTCAGCGCTGCAAAAATCGATGAAGCCATCGGCTCAGAACGAGTTGACGATGCCGTCGTAGGCGGCGTCGACGTCCCGGTTGCCGTTGAAGTTGGCGAAGACCTCATCGAGCGAGGACTGGATCGCCGGCGCGACCGCCGTGCCGTGTGCGATCGCCGGCGGCTGCGTGTTCGAGTTCTGGAAGTCCTCGAACTGCCGCGAGAGGAAGTCGCCGAACTCGTCCATCGGGACGTCGGTGCGCGGCGGGATCGATCCTTTGATCGGGTTGAACCGCTCTTGGGCGTCGACCGAGCCGGCGTAGTTGAGGAACTTCTCCGTCGCCTCGGGCGAGGGGTTGCCCGTGGGGAAGACGAACGAGTCGATGACGGACTGGTAGACGCCGGAGGTGCCGGGGAACGGCACCATGTCCCAGTCGCTCTCGAACTCGAAGTCCTCGGCGGAGCGGTACTGACCGGCCGCCCAGTCGCCCTGGTGGAGGAACGCGGCGTCGCCGGAGATCACGTCGTTGTTCCCCTGGTCCCAGCTGATCGAGCCGGCGTCCTCGGGGATGTACTCGAGGTAGTCGGCGAGCAGTTCCAGCGCCGAGCGGACTTCGTCTTCGAGCGAGGAGACGTCGCCGCCGATCAGCGTCTGGTAGGCGTCGACGCCCTGTTCGCCGACGAAGATGCTCTCCCACAGCTGGAGCGACGACCACGGGCTCTGGGTCTGGTGTGCCATCGGGGTGACGTCGGTCTCCGCGTCGAGCGTCTCGAAGACGCCGAGGAGGTCTTCCGGACCGTCGATGTCGGTCGGGTCGACGCCGGCGTCGTCGAGGACGCTAACGTTGTAAAACAGGTTGTTCAGCCGGTGGATGTTGATCGGGACCGCAACGAGGTTGCCCGCGGGCTGCGAGAGGTCGACGACGCCGTCGAGGTACGCGTTCCGCATCTCCTCGTCCCACACGGAGTCGCCGATGTCTTCGAGGAGGTTCTCGTCCGTGTACGGCGTGAGCGCCTGCCCGGGCCAGATCTGGAACGTGCTCGGCGGGTTCCCGTCGATGACGCGGTTCTGGACGACGGTGTCGATCGCGGAGCCGGCACCGCCGGGTGCCGGGTTGTCGACTATCTCGACGTCCGGGTGCTCCTCTCGGAAGCCGTCGAGGAGGGCCTGATACGCGTCCTGCTCGCCGCCGGCGGTCCACCAGTGGATGATCTCGAGTTCGCTGGAGCCGCCACCGCTGCCGTCAGACCCGTCTCCGCCGTCAGCGCCGTCCGATCCACCGTCGGACCCGTCGCCGCCACCCGAACACCCGGCGATCCCCACGGTCGCGAGGGTGCCAGCGCCGGCAACGTAGTGACGGCGGGTGAGTCGGTCGGCCTCGTCGGTTTCGCTGTCTCGTGTCATGTACAATTCCATTTCAAACCCCGCGTACTTAACGATTGATGTTCATTTACTCGGAAGGGTAATAAAAATCACATCTGGGGTGTTGAGGCATGACACGCTGATATAGTCCGTATAAGCGAACAGGAGATCCGCCGGTGTCGGCCACCGACCGAGTCGCGTTACCGGACTACACGTGTCGAGCTATCAAACACCATATGCGATCCGACGCCGTGTCGCCGACCGACCGATTCTTGAGCGCCCGTCACCCATACTCGGGCATGGAGGGACCGCTGTGGATCGACGCGCACGCTCCCGCGCTCGACGAGATCCGACAGGTCGAGGCGCGCGAGCGGCTGGAGCGCGCGGTCGACGAGCCGATGAACCTCGTGGTGCAGGGGCCGCCGGGGGTCGGAAAGACCGCGGCGACGCGGGCGCTGACGCGGGCCGCACACGACCACCCGGAGAGCGACCTGATCGAGATCAACGTCGCGGACTTCTTCGGGCGCACGAAAAAGGAGATCCGGACTGACCCCCGATTCGAGGGGTTCCTGCAGGGCCGCAGTCGGATGGCGAAACGCGACATGATAAACCGCGTGTTGAAGGAGTCGGCGTCGTACGCGCCGATGTCCGGCGAGTACAAGACGATCTTACTGGACAACGCCGAGGCGATCCGCGAGGACTTCCAGCAGGCGCTCCGGCGAGTGATGGAGAAACACCACCGAACCACGCAGTTCGTGATCGCGACCCGACAGCCGTCGAAGCTCATCGCGCCGATCCGCTCGCGGTGTTTCCCGGTGCAGGTCCGGTCGCCGACCACCGACGAGACGATCGACGTGCTCGAAACGATCTGCGAGCGCGAGGCGGTGCCGTACGACGCCGACGGACTGGAGTTCGTCGCCAGCGCGGCCGGCGGCGACCTCCGCGAGGCGATCCTCTCGACGCAGGCGACCGCTGTCGAGGGCGATGAAATCACGATGTCGACCGCCTACGAAACGCTCGGCGAGGTCGGCGACGACGACGCGATCCGCGAGGCGCTCGCCGCCGCGCGGGAGGGGAACTTCGGCGACGCGCGCTCGGCGCTCGACGACCTTCTCGAGGAAGGAGGATACGACGGCGGAGATCTGTTGCGGGAGACGCTCCGCGTCGCGCGCGCCGGGTCGGCGTACGACGGCGCGGACCTCGCTCGGCTACACATGCTCGCCGGGGAGGCCGACCTCGACCTGACGGACGGGCTCGACGACCGGCTCCACCTCACCCACCTGCTGGCGGCGTGGGCGGCCGGTCGCACCGAACTCGAACCGCCGCTTCGCGACCCCGCGGAGGCCTGACGTGACCCGGAACCCACCGCTCGCACGGGTGCTCCCGTTCCCGGTCGTCGACGCCGCGTGGCGGCTGGCGCTCGTGCCCGCGCTCGCGGCCGCCGTGACGCTACCGCTCGTTCCCCCCGCGGGGGTCGCAATGACCGCGCTCGCGCTCGGCGTGCTCTGGTTTCACCGCGACCCGGACCGCGTGCCGCCGGACGCCGAGGGCGTCGTCGTCTCGCCCGCGGACGGCACCGTCTCCGTGATCCGCGAGGAGGGAGACAGGCTCCGCGTCGGGGTGTTCATGAACGTCACCGACGTGCACGTGAACCGCGCGCCGCTCCCCGGAACGGTCCGGGAGGTCAGACACCGCCCCGGCGCGAACCGCCCGGCCTTCGACAAGGAGTCCGACCGCAACGAGCAGGTCGTCATCGACTGCGAGGAGTACGAGCTGCTGGTGATCGCGGGGTGGTTCGCCCGACGGATTCACCCGTCCGTCGAGCCCGGCGACACCGTCGACCGCGGCGAGCGCGTCGGCCACGTCTCCTTCGGCTCGCGCGCCGACGTGGTGTTGCCGGCGGACGTGCGCGAGTCCGACCTCCGCGTCGCCGAGGGCGAGTCCGTCCGCGCGGGCGAGACGATCATCGCCGAGCGGCCCTGACGCAGCCGACGGAGGCGGGACGCTCGGCCCGTCGGGGCTCCCGTCGGCCACCTATTTATTCGACCGCGCCCACGGCCCGTGCATGACCGCATCACGCGCGCCGGCCGACCCCGAAGTACGGGAGTTCGAGGCGACGGTCGACGCCGTCTCGGGACGCGAAGTCGTCCTCGACGAGACGTACTTCTACCCCGAATCCGGCGGCCAGCCGGCCGACCGCGGCACCGTCGACGGCGTCCGCGTCGCAGACGTGCGCGAGCGCGACGGGCGAGTCGTCCACGAACTCGACGCCGCGGGCGATGTCCCCGCGCCGGGAGCGACCGTCACGGGGATCGTCGACGACGCGTTCCGCACGTACTGCACGCGCGCGCACACCGCCTCGCACGTCCTCTACGGCGCGGCCCGGCGGACCTGCGAGGATCTGGGGTACGCCGGCTTCGACATCGCCCCGGAGAAGGTTCGCGTCGACCTGACGACCGCGGAGCCGCTCTCCGACGCCGACCTCGTCGAGCTGGAGCGGCTCGCGAACCGCGCGGTCTGGGACTCGCTACCCGTGTCGTGGGAGACGCATCCGGAGGGCGAGGCCCGCGCCATCGACGGGATCGCGTTCAACGCGAAGACCGAGGCGGGCGCGATGGGCGGGGACCAGGCCGTCCGCGTCGTGACGATCGGCGGGGACGGCGGGGCGACGGGCGGTGACCGAAAACCCGGCGTAGGCGGTGACGTGGGCGTCGACGCCGGCGACGGCCCCATCCCGTGGGACGTCGCCGCCTGCGGTGGCACCCACGTTCGAACCACGGCCGAGATCGGCCCGATATCGGTGCTCGACCGCTCGAATCCCGGCGAGGGCGTGACCCGCGTCGAGTTCGCCGTCGGGCCGACGGCCATCGACCACGACGCGGCGGTCCACCGCGCGGCCCTCGACGCGGCCGCCGCTCTCGACGCGCGGATCGCGGACCTCCCGGAGGAGGTGACGCGGGTTCGCACGGAGGCGGACCGGCTCGAAGCCGACCTCCGGGACGCCCGCGGCGATCTGCTCGCCGCCAGACTGCGCGAGTTCGAGACGACCGAGGTCGACGACACGACGTGGGCGATCGGAACGGTCGGCGACGCGGACCCGAACGACCTCCGCGGCCCCGCGGACGCGATCGTGGGCGGCGGCGTCGCGGACGAGTCGGCCGCCGCGTCTCCGGACGCGCTCGCCGCGGTCGGCGGGGGAGACGCGCCGTTCGTGGTCGTCGCGGTCGCGGACGACGCGAGCGGCGATGGGGCAGAACGCCCGAAGGCGGGCGAGGTCGTCGACGCGGTCACGGACGCGTTCGGCGGCGGTGGGGGCGGCGGCCCGACGTTCGCGCAGGGTGGTGGGCTCGACGCCGACCCGGACACCGTGGTCGCGTGGCTGCGGGAGCGATGACAGGCAAGCTCGACCCGGCGGCGCTGGCGGAGGTGCTCGCGGCGACCGGCGCGGACGACCCGTCGGTCTCGACCGGCCCCGCCTACGGCGAGGACGCGGCGGCGATCGACCTCGCGGGCGCGGCGGAGACGCTCGTCGTCGCCGCGGACCCGCTGTCGCTGGCGGCGGACGCGGTCGGGGAGCTCGCGGTCCACGTCGCCTGCAACGACGTCGCTGCGAGCGGCGCGGACCCGCGGTGGCTCACGCACACGCTCTTTTTGCCCGACGACGACCCCGAGCGCCGTCAGACCGTGACAGAGCAGGTCGACGAGACGGCAGGGGAGTTGGGCGTCGCGATCGTCGGCGGCCACACCGAGGTGTTGCCGGCGCTCGCGCGGCCGCTCTG is drawn from Halorubrum sp. BV1 and contains these coding sequences:
- a CDS encoding protein sorting system archaetidylserine decarboxylase, whose protein sequence is MTRNPPLARVLPFPVVDAAWRLALVPALAAAVTLPLVPPAGVAMTALALGVLWFHRDPDRVPPDAEGVVVSPADGTVSVIREEGDRLRVGVFMNVTDVHVNRAPLPGTVREVRHRPGANRPAFDKESDRNEQVVIDCEEYELLVIAGWFARRIHPSVEPGDTVDRGERVGHVSFGSRADVVLPADVRESDLRVAEGESVRAGETIIAERP
- a CDS encoding serine-tRNA(Ala) deacylase AlaX, translated to MTASRAPADPEVREFEATVDAVSGREVVLDETYFYPESGGQPADRGTVDGVRVADVRERDGRVVHELDAAGDVPAPGATVTGIVDDAFRTYCTRAHTASHVLYGAARRTCEDLGYAGFDIAPEKVRVDLTTAEPLSDADLVELERLANRAVWDSLPVSWETHPEGEARAIDGIAFNAKTEAGAMGGDQAVRVVTIGGDGGATGGDRKPGVGGDVGVDAGDGPIPWDVAACGGTHVRTTAEIGPISVLDRSNPGEGVTRVEFAVGPTAIDHDAAVHRAALDAAAALDARIADLPEEVTRVRTEADRLEADLRDARGDLLAARLREFETTEVDDTTWAIGTVGDADPNDLRGPADAIVGGGVADESAAASPDALAAVGGGDAPFVVVAVADDASGDGAERPKAGEVVDAVTDAFGGGGGGGPTFAQGGGLDADPDTVVAWLRER
- a CDS encoding carbohydrate ABC transporter permease — its product is MSAADRLQTTIAGLDRTRIALYAVLLAMVAFYLAPLESGFMTAFKTPDGFRTTTPFALPPLGEFTLSAWGTAFDRLSNGLLNSALMAVPATVLSALFGSLAAYGLTNLSWRGQIGVLVLFVAGVFIPYQAVLVPLTQFWSFVDLGGRIPLAIVADNEGLINLSITHVAYGIPICTVLFRSYYATIDDEMLEAARLDGASAATIYRRIILPLSIPIFAVTLIYQFTQIWNDLLFAIVLVSNPSNQVVTVALNQLQGSFVQQFNLQMAGAFVAALPTLVVYVLFGEQFAKGVAGD
- a CDS encoding carbohydrate ABC transporter permease yields the protein MASSIFAALTGDTDESRSDDESQRRSEPSARTDGGTVTDGASDTTTAAVGDDATALGRLRRSRFLESLPFWGPPALLVFFFVYGAIAWNFVISLTGWEGLGSPDYSSLSTEMYAQLLSDPSFAAAFQNTLVLLVAFTVLSLILGLLVAILVDQKIRIENTFRTIYLLPMSLSFVVTAIFWSWMYNPSNGLINEALRGIGLDALTQAWLADPQFKLAAIIFALMWQFSGYCMVVYLAGLRAIPESQYEAARIDGASTIKLYWRVIIPQLRASTMSAAVVLVVFALKAFDFLFVLFGVNPGQSADILSVMMYRVAFDRIQWAYGSAVAMVLFAMTLGVIGPYLYVQYRRGEL
- a CDS encoding ABC transporter ATP-binding protein, which produces MAQLELDSVTKRFGEGDGSVLAVDDVDVDIADGEFLVLVGPSGCGKSTTLRMVAGLESITDGEIRLDGERMNEQGPAERDIAMVFQSYALYPHMTVRQNMRFGLEESTDLSDEEMDGRVDETAELLDITELLDRKPGALSGGQRQRVALGRAIVREPKAFLMDEPLSNLDAKLRSQMRTELQQLQADLDTTTVYVTHDQTEAMTMGDRIAILDAGELQQVATPLEAYHRPANQFVAGFIGEPSMNFVDCAVEEATLVDGAFRYPLGDEVGGAVDAAADATLGIRPEDVSVDADASGGDAVADHAFDATVTVVEPMGDENVVHLSLADGPDLVATVNGLRQIESGTDVVVEIPENAIHVFDGDSGDALHNRSLDDAELDDARV
- a CDS encoding SHOCT domain-containing protein, which translates into the protein MTGLLRRIAWNLRHRWRRVFALLVLGGGVAAPLLTGVWWTLPLVWFFGLFVALPVFHTLTKPLPDAGGDSRRGDAETLDPALDALRERYARGEIDDAEFGRKLDRLLETEDAETADGVRRAGDGLTDRVREGVRREIERARE
- a CDS encoding HAD family hydrolase yields the protein MSYEVVCFDLDNTLYPYAPCNEAGKRAALAAFRERGYEMDRQTFDDLYAAGRREAKRETGGTAASHSRHIYFKRAIRAYADDHDAETALAAGDAYWDGYADAMRLCDGVESTLGKLADAGVAVAVVTNLTTRVQLQKLARLEIDDRVDRLVTSEEVGREKPSALPFTTALASLDCRPSDALVVGDNLGADIGGGNALGIDTALFVADGDAPPDDAIDEPRRPDVRLDAFNELREVAL
- a CDS encoding DUF192 domain-containing protein — translated: MRRRALTIAATAAAVTLLVGLAVAVDPTLLIAGYETTTVEVVDGETNASLATVEARVADGPVKRYVGLSATDALPADRGMLFVHGDSAERAYVMRDMTFGLDIIFVSVDGTITAIHDAEREERPLTRYRGAGRYVLEVPRGWSDRHGVEPGDRLVFDV
- a CDS encoding AAA family ATPase is translated as MEGPLWIDAHAPALDEIRQVEARERLERAVDEPMNLVVQGPPGVGKTAATRALTRAAHDHPESDLIEINVADFFGRTKKEIRTDPRFEGFLQGRSRMAKRDMINRVLKESASYAPMSGEYKTILLDNAEAIREDFQQALRRVMEKHHRTTQFVIATRQPSKLIAPIRSRCFPVQVRSPTTDETIDVLETICEREAVPYDADGLEFVASAAGGDLREAILSTQATAVEGDEITMSTAYETLGEVGDDDAIREALAAAREGNFGDARSALDDLLEEGGYDGGDLLRETLRVARAGSAYDGADLARLHMLAGEADLDLTDGLDDRLHLTHLLAAWAAGRTELEPPLRDPAEA
- a CDS encoding ABC transporter substrate-binding protein, which translates into the protein MTRDSETDEADRLTRRHYVAGAGTLATVGIAGCSGGGDGSDGGSDGADGGDGSDGSGGGSSELEIIHWWTAGGEQDAYQALLDGFREEHPDVEIVDNPAPGGAGSAIDTVVQNRVIDGNPPSTFQIWPGQALTPYTDENLLEDIGDSVWDEEMRNAYLDGVVDLSQPAGNLVAVPINIHRLNNLFYNVSVLDDAGVDPTDIDGPEDLLGVFETLDAETDVTPMAHQTQSPWSSLQLWESIFVGEQGVDAYQTLIGGDVSSLEDEVRSALELLADYLEYIPEDAGSISWDQGNNDVISGDAAFLHQGDWAAGQYRSAEDFEFESDWDMVPFPGTSGVYQSVIDSFVFPTGNPSPEATEKFLNYAGSVDAQERFNPIKGSIPPRTDVPMDEFGDFLSRQFEDFQNSNTQPPAIAHGTAVAPAIQSSLDEVFANFNGNRDVDAAYDGIVNSF
- a CDS encoding DUF4013 domain-containing protein translates to MSSVLTFPIRGSPRFDALLVGGGLHLLAVWIPVLPFVVVAGYLSRVLAATAAAESHVDPERPGWRPVGALLRDGLRVAVTTVGYLAVPVVLLVVTLGGPLEGFDPTGTTDGLLFTVGSTVSTLLAAAICYPLPAALAAVAREGTLRAAVDATLVGAAAQDAGYLVATLLAAGGLGVAAAAYGPLNRVALGFVCLFYVEVVAAAAVGRATGRAWRRRGV